Proteins from one Coffea arabica cultivar ET-39 chromosome 8c, Coffea Arabica ET-39 HiFi, whole genome shotgun sequence genomic window:
- the LOC113707309 gene encoding uncharacterized protein, with protein MEFFFKSLNEESRDCSFDEQDIQKCPFLRNVSKPTNFSFSSLNLPLHIRGSKGPIFEDGPSFETAFRLFHGKDGIVPLSGKPQLQFEKIEAERAPKFDPLAAKAATISLSSFGPGGPFGFDFFSEKWKKQKKSSGTSKKKNSHQGDPSKHEALGNEWLETGNCPIAKSYRAVSGVLPLVAAALRPPPGIKLKCPPAVVAARAALARTALVKTLRPQPLTSKMLAIGALGMAANVPLGIWREHTKKFSLSWFVAVHAAVPFIAMLRKSVVMPKTAMALTIAASVVGQVIGSRAERLRLKANAENVKMTALIVPAGVSTGYNLLQADGVPSAHCGKQEFMRDQLPDKDINISSPASVCF; from the exons ATGGAATTTTTCTTCAAGTCATTGAATGAGGAGTCACGTGACTGCTCCTTTGATGAGCAGGACATCCAGAAATGTCCATTCTTGAGGAACGTCAGCAAACCAACCAATTTCTCTTTCTCTTCGCTGAACCTCCCTCTTCAC ATAAGGGGATCCAAAGGACCAATATTTGAAGATGGCCCCAGCTTTGAGACGGCCTTTAGACTTTTCCATGGAAAAGATGGAATTGTCCCACTATCTGGGAAGCCTCAGCTGCAATTTGAGAAAATTGAAGCAGAGCGTGCACCTAAATTTGATCCTTTGGCTGCCAAAGCTGCGACCATCAGTTTGTCATCATTTGGACCAGGTGGTCCATTCGGTTTTGATTTTTTctcagaaaaatggaaaaagcagaaaaagagTTCAGGAACATCTAAAAAGAAGAATTCACATCAA GGAGATCCTTCAAAACATGAGGCACTGGGAAATGAATGGTTGGAAACAGGCAATTGTCCAATTGCCAAGTCATACCGTGCTGTGAGTGGTGTCCTCCCACTTGTAGCAGCAGCTCTCCGGCCGCCGCCCGGAATCAAGCTTAAATGTCCACCTGCAGTGGTTGCGGCGAGGGCTGCCCTTGCAAGAACTGCTCTTGTCAAGACTCTTCGGCCACAGCCACTAACTTCAAAGATGCTCGCCATTGGTGCTTTGGGCATGGCAGCTAATGTTCCATTAGGCATCTGGAGGGAACATACTAAGAAGTTCTCATTATCATGGTTTGTTGCAGTGCATGCTGCAGTCCCATTTATAGCCATGCTCAGGAAGTCTGTTGTTATGCCCAAGACTGCTATGGCATTAACCATTGCAGCTTCTGTCGTAGGCCAGGTTATTGGTTCAAGAGCAGAGCGCCTTCGATTGAAAGCCAATGCTGAGAACGTAAAGATGACAGCACTGATAGTTCCAGCTGGTGTTAGTACTGGTTATAACCTACTGCAGGCTGATGGTGTACCCTCTGCTCATTGTGGTAAGCAAGAGTTTATGAGAGATCAACTCCCCGACAAGGATATTAACATATCTTCACCAGCCAGTGTCTGTTTCTGA